Proteins encoded together in one Coregonus clupeaformis isolate EN_2021a chromosome 30, ASM2061545v1, whole genome shotgun sequence window:
- the LOC121546236 gene encoding leucine-rich repeat neuronal protein 3 has product MKDVSFVDRFFVGLAMTAFVLASEERVDCPQLCMCEIRPWFSPSSVYMEAPIVDCNDLGLFILPGRLPTDTQVLLLQTNNIAKIEKPLDYLANITEIDLSQNNLSSMSDIHLGRLPQLLSLHMEENWIRQLPDSCLAELANLQELYMNHNLISSISSTAFQGLHNLLRLHLNSNKLQTISSEWFDTMPNLEILMIGENPITSVQDMNFKPLHNLRSLVLTRMNLSQLPDGALSGLDNLESISFYDNTFPEVPHAALRNLKNLKFLDLNKNPIGRIQRGDFADMLHLKELGINSMPELVSIDSFALNNLPELTKIEATNNPKLSYIHPNAFYKLPRLETLMLNGNALSALHRITVESLPNLREVSMHSNPIRCDCVVRWMNMNKTNIRFMEPDSLFCVEPPEYEGQHVRQVHFREMTEICLPLISTESMPGHVSIDNGSSVSLHCRAFAEPEPEIYWITPSGTRVLPNTVSDKYYMHPEGTFDIYDVTENEAGLYTCVAHNLVGADLKSVSVEVDGYFPRPANGSLDVNIKSVQTNSVLVAWKAAHGGLAPNIKWYTASDPSHPTMSFTARVPSDVKVYNLTHLTPATQYKVCVDIRGILYKHDTKCVNVTTKGLELAAKDTEKWHAAVIAVFGVLLAVISVACLLIYVSLRNHHLYGDLRKCHSKVSLMPVAGLHSPFTRLWVSGKGLPTAVEVKPTVINVSDNAF; this is encoded by the coding sequence ATGAAGGACGTGTCATTTGTGGATCGTTTCTTCGTGGGCCTTGCCATGACTGCCTTTGTTCTGGCCTCTGAGGAGAGAGTCGATTGCCCTCAGCTATGTATGTGTGAGATCAGACCCTGGTTCTCTCCCAGCTCCGTGTACATGGAGGCCCCAATTGTTGACTGTAATGACTTGGGACTTTTCATTCTGCCTGGGAGATTACCAACGGACACACAAGTGCTATTGCTGCAGACCAACAACATTGCAAAGATTGAGAAACCTTTGGATTACCTGGCCAACATCACAGAGATTGACTTGTCGCAAAACAACTTATCCTCAATGAGTGACATCCACCTCGGGCGGCTGCCTCAGCTGCTGTCCCTACACATGGAGGAGAACTGGATACGCCAGCTGCCAGACAGCTGCCTGGCAGAGCTGGCCAACCTTCAGGAGCTTTACATGAACCACAACCtgatctcctccatctcctccacagCGTTCCAGGGCCTCCACAACCTCCTCCGGCTCCACCTCAACTCCAACAAGCTGCAGACGATCAGTAGTGAGTGGTTCGACACCATGCCCAATCTGGAAATACTCATGATTGGAGAGAATCCGATCACCTCCGTTCAAGACATGAACTTCAAACCCCTTCATAATCTCCGAAGTCTAGTTCTGACCAGGATGAACCTATCGCAGTTACCCGACGGCGCTCTATCTGGCCTCGACAACTTGGAGAGCATCTCGTTCTACGACAACACCTTCCCCGAAGTTCCCCACGCAGCTCTGAGGAACTTAAAGAACCTCAAGTTTCTGGATCTAAACAAGAATCCCATTGGGAGGATACAGCGGGGAGATTTCGCGGACATGCTCCACCTCAAAGAGCTGGGCATTAACAGCATGCCGGAACTGGTTTCTATCGACAGCTTTGCCCTCAACAACCTCCCCGAACTGACTAAGATCGAGGCCACCAACAACCCCAAACTCTCCTACATCCACCCCAATGCTTTCTACAAGCTGCCTAGGCTGGAGACGTTGATGCTGAATGGGAACGCGCTCAGCGCCCTACACAGGATTACAGTGGAGTCCCTCCCCAACCTGCGGGAGGTGAGCATGCACAGCAACCCCATCCGCTGCGACTGTGTGGTCCGCTGGATGAACATGAACAAGACCAACATACGCTTCATGGAACCGGATTCACTCTTCTGCGTGGAGCCTCCCGAGTACGAGGGCCAACACGTCCGGCAGGTCCACTTCAGGGAGATGACAGAGATCTGTCTGCCTCTCATCTCCACTGAGAGCATGCCCGGGCACGTCAGCATCGACAATGGGAGTTCTGTATCACTCCATTGCCGGGCCTTTGCCGAACCCGAACCGGAAATCTACTGGATCACGCCTTCCGGTACCAGGGTCCTACCGAATACCGTTTCAGATAAATACTACATGCACCCAGAGGGAACGTTTGACATCTACGACGTAACAGAGAACGAGGCTGGACTGTACACCTGCGTTGCCCACAATCTGGTTGGCGCAGACCTGAAGTCAGTCTCTGTGGAGGTGGATGGATACTTCCCCCGACCTGCCAACGGCTCTTTGGACGTCAACATCAAATCAGTGCAGACCAACTCGGTCCTAGTGGCCTGGAAAGCTGCCCATGGCGGTCTGGCTCCTAACATAAAGTGGTACACGGCTTCCGACCCCAGCCACCCGACCATGTCATTCACTGCACGCGTACCGTCTGATGTGAAAGTGTACAATCTCACACATCTGACTCCCGCCACCCAGTACAAGGTGTGTGTGGACATCCGTGGCATCCTCTACAAACACGACACCAAATGTGTCAATGTCACCACAAAGGGATTAGAGCTGGCGGCCAAGGACACTGAAAAGTGGCACGCAGCAGTAATCGCCGTCTTTGGTGTGCTTCTCGCTGTGATTTCAGTGGCCTGTCTGCTTATTTATGTGTCTCTGAGGAACCACCACCTTTATGGGGATTTAAGGAAATGCCACTCCAAAGTGTCCCTGATGCCGGTGGCCGGCCTGCACTCTCCTTTTACGAGGCTCTGGGTCTCAGGGAAAGGACTGCCAACCGCGGTGGAAGTGAAACCCACAGTCATAAATGTATCTGACAATGCCTTTTAA